TCAGCATGAACCAGCTCAGTGGGGCCTTGGAACATGCACCTTTTGATGGCATCATGGGCTTAGCCTACCCCAGCCTCGCCATCCAAGGGACCACCCCCATCTTCGACACCCTGAATAAAAACGGAATCATTTCTGAGCCTGTCTTTGCCTTTTTCATAAGCAGGTAAGTCTGAGCTGGACAAGTCCTCTCTCCAAATTAACTAGAAGATGCTTTCAATTGCATGAAAAATTAAAGACTACCTCATCCCGAATATTCCTGTGAGATGGTCTAGCCTAGGAGAACTATGGCCCCAGGATCACAACTGGCCCCGTCACTGGGTATTTATCAATACAGTTTCATTGGAACACAACCATGCTCATGGGTCCAAGGGTGCAGTTTTGTCCAGGGAGGTGGAGGTAATAAGGAAAGCAATAGAAGGTGTCAGGATATTGGAGGAAAAGGCAACAGGATTTGCTAATGAATTTTATAAGGATGGAAGGAGAAGGATGCCTGGAATGTTTCCTTCCTCACTAACATTTCACTGGGAACCCAGAACGAGCTACAGAATTTGCAAGAGCCagcacaaaatgaaaatgtgaaaccCCTTGTTTGAAACACATTAGGGATTTCAAGACAGGGAGAGTGGAGGTGGGTGGCCTGCTCAGCttgaagtcccatggacagcacaGGTCACAGGCAAGAAGAGCCAACCCTGGgtgagactgaacccatgttcttAGCTCCCTCAGACATCAGCTTTCCTGAAAAATGACAGGCTAGACAAGGAGGAAGCCAGACCCCTCCAGCATAAAGTCCTCTGAGGGTATATCTGAGCATCCAGGTGGCTGGAAAAGTCCAGGCCCTCATCAGAAGGATGGGTGGTCAGAGCCAGGCCTGGTTGGAGCCAGGCTGCCCAGCTTCGAACCTCTTCTGTGACACTTATTAGATGGGGACCGACCCTGGTCAGGTACGCAAGCTCTCCAAGCATCCGTTTCTGCATGTGTAAAATGGAGACCATAGTAGTGCCTCTGACAGGTGAAGAAGTGCAGCGCTCAGACAGTGGCTGGTGTTACCCTCCTCCAACAagccccttcttccttctctcttcagcTGGCCGCAGAAGAGCAGCTTGCTGATGCTTGGTGGGGTGGAACATGCCTACCACAAGGGAGCTCTCAAGTGGGTACCGGTGACCCAAGCCGGCTTATGGCAGATAACTGTGGACCGGTAAGCCTGCCCCTCTGAGGGCCACCCGAAATGATGCTGCCACACATGCACATGGACAcatacaattcagttcagttcagttgctcagtcgtgtctgactctttgcaaccccatgaatcgcagcatgccaggcctccctgtccatcaccaactcccagagtttacccaaactaatgtccattgagtttgtgatgccatccaaccatctcatcctctgtcgtccccttctcctcctgccctcaatctttcccagcatcagggtcttttcaaatgagtcagctcttcacatcaggtggccaaagtattggagttagtttcagcttcaacatcagtccttccaatgaacacccaggactgatctcctttaggatggactggttggatctccttgcagtccaagggattctcaagagtctcctccaacaccacagttcaaaagcatctattcttcggtgctcagctttctttatagtccaactctcacatccatacatgactactggaaaaaccatagccttgactagacggacctttgtcagcaaagtaatgtctctgcttcttaatatgctatctaggttggtcataactttccttccaaggagtaagcatctcttaatttcatggctgcagtcaccatctgcagtgattttggagcccaagaaaataaagtctctcactgtttccaatgtttccccatctatttgccataaagtgatgggaccagatgccatgatcttagttttctgaatgttgagttttaagccaactttttcactctcctctttcactttcatcaagaggctctttagttcttcattttctgccataagggtggtatcatctgcatatctgaggtgattgatatttctcccagcaatcttgattccaatttgtgcttcttccagcccagcgtttctcatgatgtactctgcatataagttaaataagcagggtgacaatatacagccttgacgtactccttttggtacacacacaaatgcacacacagtcacacacagacatatgctccacacacacacataaaaacagatatagagacacatataaacacatacagaggcaaacatataaacacacagagacacacaaatgCATGCAAACATGCACACAGGAACACACACCACCCATGGGTTCATAATTGCCCCAGAGCTGCTGTCCAGGTCTCTGACCAGGGTCCTGAAAGGGTCCAGAGCGGCCTGGGCAACTGGGGGAGAGCTGCATTCCTGTGCTGTGAGGTGGGGAGCCTGGTTAGAGGACCCTATAGTGTGGTGAAAAGAGGATCAGGGGGAATTTCACCAACCTGAACAGGGTTGTGTTAAGATGACCTACTGACCAGGGCCACCCAGGACCTAGGGTGTTCTCAGGACACAGAATTGCCagttgaaaagctgagaaagtCCTGGaaaactgggaaaactggtctcCTCAGAGAGAAGTTACACAACAGTGGAGCGAGTTTGGCTGCAGTCTTGAGACCTGAGAGCAACGCATAAAAAGAGACACCCCACCTAACCAGTGATACTTGTGGCCCAAGCCGGGCACACAGCGGGGCAGGGGCTGTGCCTGATCAGGAAGCTGGGATCCAGGCGTGGCCTGAGAACAAGGGGCGAGAATTGATGGGATTCTCTGTGATAGCTTCAGGCCAAAGCTCACCTGCTCTTTGGAGGCCCCTGGGTCTGCTCATGCTCCCCTGGCAGGGACCTCAGGGTCTGAGCCGGGTGAGGGGGCAGTGCTGGGAGACAAACTTTCCCAAGGCAGCCTATGTCTCCCCCACTAccgctcattcattcattcaacaatcatACATTGTGCATCGCTTGTGTGCTGGGCACTTGAGGGAGGCACTGAGGATCCAACTTGCCCTCACATCTAGTGAGGCAGACGTACATGAAACAACATGAAATGAAGTTCACACACAGTGAATTACCACCTTGGTACATGCTAGACATGAGGAAGAGTCTACAGAGTCTGAGAACGACAGGAGCCTTATCTACTCTAGCGGGGAAGACTTTCCTGACATAGTGACAATTAACCTGGAAGATAAGGAGAAATTTGCTAAACAAAGGGGATGAGGTTCTAGGAAGCTCGCCAGCACAAGCCCAGGCCCTGAGCCTGGTGCCTGTAAGAACTGAAAGGAAGTTAAAAAGATGATGTgaccagagaaaagaaaaacagagtcagGGCAAGAGCCAAAGAGCTCTTCAGGAAAGAGTCAGGGAAGGGATAGTGATACGGAGGTCTCCAGAGTGATCCTAGTGCCTGCTTTGTCGCTCCGTCTTTCAGCATCTCCATGAATAGAAAAGTGATTGCTTGTTCCGGCGGATGTCAGGCCATTTTGGATGTCGGGAGCCCATATTTGTTTGGCCCAACTGACATAGTCAGAAGCATCCAGAGGAGCATCAACCCCAGCCCCCTCCAGAATGAGCAGGTGAAGGGTCATGCCACAGAGTCATTCTTGGGCTCCCCACACACCAAGGAACACCTGGATCAACATCTCTCCTGCCTTCTTTTACAGCGATTGATTTTGTGTAACCGTACCATGACCCTGCCTCCTGTTATCTTCACCATCAATGGCATGGACTTGCCAGTGTCCCGTAGATACTACATCCAGAAGGTGAGGGGACAACCCTGGGGGCTGGTTCCCAAATCTCAGACTCACAGGAACCCTTGGGCTCCTGCTGGGAGGAGGGCGCCCTCTGCAGGCCTGGTCACATCATTGCTGCACCTCAGATGCTGCTGAGCCCCTGTGGCGGGGCCAGCGCCTCCCACAAAACCAACCACGTGAGAGTGAAGGGCAGTCTGGGACATCCCTCCTCCTGCAATAACCGTGGAGACACCACCCCGTGCTGGCGCGGTGGGAGTCACAAGCAGAGGGGAACACTGAGGGCCTCAGGTTTCCCAGAGCTTCAGTTCAACCAGAGACCTCAGATGCATGAACACGGAAAGTCAGCTCTAGCAATCCCTGAAATACAACAAGTGAGGAGGTGGGTTGGCTGAGGACAGTCCTGTTGTGCTGACCAACCATAGGGGTTAACAGTCTCCCCTTCCCAACACAGAAGTGTCCAGATTGAGATCATAAATTACATGCTTATGCTAGAACTCGGCTACAACGTCGCACTCTGCGAGTTGCGGTACCGACCCCTCTGTGGGGAGGTTGGATGCTAAGGTGAATAAAGGAGCACGGTGGCTGCTCACCCCGGCACAGGGTGGAGGCTTCATGTCAGCTCCCCGTGGGAGTTCAGAGCAGGCTGATGGGCTCAAAGGAGGCTTTGAAGAAAGGGAATTGCAGTAATTCTAAACCCCCAGCCTCATGGAGGAATGAGGAAGCCTGCTTGGGTTGAGGCAAATCTATAATGGATTCTATTCTATGGTATAATGGATTCACGGGGGCTGTGCAAAGGGGTCCAGGGGCAGATTAGGGGTGAGGAGGGCTACAGACCAAGGGAGCACCAGGGTAAGTCACCCAACCCAGCCTGGAGTGGCCAAATGATGTGAGTGTAGGACCAGAAAGTTTTCCTAGACGGCCTGAATGAGTATAAAGAATGCGTTGTGACAATATTATTTACAACGGGTAACCAGCAACaacctactatgtagcacaaggagctcttctcagtgttatgtggcagcctggacgggaggggagtttgggggagaatggggacatgtatatgtgtggctgagtcccactgctgtccacctaaaactatcacaatactgttaattggctatccttcaatacaaaatttaaaatttttttaggaaaagaatGGGTTGTGGGCAATGGGGAGAAGAATAGGTATTCCCTGTGGAGGAAAAAAGAGGGCAGGagtcagaaggaaagaaacagcagAGTGTGATGGGGAGCTATGggccattctttttcttttaaaaaaaaaaagtactttgaaGTAGAGCTgacttacaatgtgttaatttctgctctaaacctgtcattcatttttttatatatatatgaaaatgtatacCTACTCGTTTTTGTATTCTTtcccattacagtttatcacgggatactgaatacagttacctgtgctatacagtaggactttgttgttttaCAGTCTCTATATATTAGTTTGCATctgataatcccaaactcctaatcctcCCCTCCCCATACCCCTCTGTCATGGCAACCACATGTTTTGGCCCTTCTTGTTCCTATACCCTCACTTCTGCAGCTGCTGTGAGAGCCACTTGATTCTTcccaaaaaaaggggaaaaaatggaaaagctcTCTGCTCTGGATATTGAGGGGGGTGGCAGGTAAGTGCTCATGCTGACTGATGTGCATTTTTGTCTCCCCCAGATTTCTGAAGACATCTGCTTTATAACCCTTAATGGGGGCACAGAAAACATAAGCCCCTCAGAGACCTGGGTCCTGGGTGACATCTTCCTGAGAGCATATTTCACAGTTTTTGATCGGGGAAACAATAGGATTGGCCTGGCTCGCTCAGTGTAAATGCTGGGCTGCTTCAGGAATCACTCAGGCTCATTCCAAAGACACCTTCACACCTAGGGCACTCCCGCCCAGGGATGCTGGTGAACTGTGTTTGGTGCTATGCAAGCCCTGTCctcagaaaagaataaaggatTTCATCTCAATAGAGCTAATACAAATGGCTGCTTCTGTTTGGGTTGGGGAGGTGCATCAAAATTGGGAAGGATCTAGAATCAAGTCTGAACCACAAGTAAAAGGATCCCAACTCCAACTGGCTTCAAGAAAGGAGAGACTTATTGAAAAGACACAGGGGATCTGGGATGCAGGAACTGGAGCAGATCCAAAGATCTCAGGGACTGTACCCAAGAAATCAGAAGCCATCAGCTCACACTTTGACACCCTCACAattccccttctctcttctttgctTCTCTTAGCCTGACAGCTTTCTTCCCTCAGGTTTCTACACCTAGTGAGAGTTTCAAGCTGCCTGTCTCACGCCTTTATCTCTCTAAGGCAGCTAACCAGTAAGGAAAGAAGCTCAGAAGACATCAGGGTTCAAGGGAGTGCTTTGAAGGGACCACATCTGATCACGTGTCCAGTCCTGGACCAAGCATCCTGGCAGGGGCATGGAGTCCTATAGCTGGTTTAATTCATCACCTGGCCCTGCCTGTGGTGGTTATGTGTGCTTGACTGGTTCCTCCAGAACCACATAGTTGAAACTGGGGAAAGACAGCCCCAAAGAAGTGAAGAGTTTACGACCACAACACCAACTCCACCACTTCCCATCCAGATGGATAGGGTTACAGTGCCTGcacactcagtcatatctgactctgtacgaccccatggactgtagcccccaggctcctcagtccataggatttcaggcaagaatactggagtgggtagccatttccttctcagggggacttcccagcccagggattgaactcaagcctcctgcactggaagcaagATTCTTaactctgagccatctgggaagccccctttcagAGGGATGgtaaggggtaaaaaaaaaaatagcttctatCCTCCCCATCTCAGAGGAACACTGGCAGTAGCTTTCTGCTCCAGGGGGATCTCGGTGAAGTCCTTCAAGTTGAgatggtttcctttcctcctcccaccccagtcACCAGCTCTCTACAACCCATACCTGCTGTGTCCTTTCCAGTCCCACTTCCCAAGTTTCAGGCCTGTGTGGATCTCTGAGCCATTCCCCTCCTCTGGGGTCCTCCATTGGCCTCCAGTGCTGCTGGGGAGGATGCCACTCATATAATGGGGGACCCAAGGTGCACAGAGCCGTCAgcctttctgacttccttcaagGGTAGAGCTCTAAACCATTTGGTTCGAGTTGCCATGGATTGACACTATAAGAGTGGAAGCATCACTTTCTCTCACCTGGAGACCTGAGGCAGAGGCCCTGATGGGGACACCAGGGTCAGAGGCAGagaaaagatgagagaaaaaacaaacaactaaaaaATAAGTAATGTGGAAAACAGACCCAACTCAATGCATAGtattgaaaggttgctgctgtgaGCTGTGTGTTACCCTGGGATTTGtgacctctggaggagaggatttTGATCTGGGCTCAGAGACATGGCTTAATTACTTGGAgctttttgtgtagcaaagttttattaaagcataataGGGATaaggaaagcttctgacatagacatcagaaggggacagaaagagtgcccccttgctagtttttaacgaggtgttttatgtctgttagaaagctatTAACCAGATAACAGACACCTCAGCGCTGAGGGAGTTTCACATGCCCCTCTCCCACAACACGCATTTTTGAGACATCCTTTGGCCATAAAACAATTAACAGGAATACTAGTTGGATGAGCCATTtacagcccaaggtttgagaaaagaaaaagaaaattagtctTAGATGtaaaccattttgaagaaagacaGATTCCAAagtaaatacatagtttcattaacacagcttggggaaaaaatacttccataagaaaaacacttGGTTAGTTCAAGGTAGAACCAGGTGTCATCAACACAGAATTTAAAGAAGACTCTTTGAATTTTGTGCGGAGAAGGTAAAAAcatctgccacttgcagtttatgATTTCCTTCTGCCACTTGGGGTCCTctggccttcctacctgttaccctctcagtatgGGCCTTTCCTCTACAAGACAAGCATCAGTCAAAGAGATGTATTCCTCATCTCTTCCTCATCTTTCATTCACTGCAAGTTTACTGAGCAGCTATATGTGCCAGGTGCTGCGGTGGACCCCAGGGGAGAGGGATGGGTTGGAACCCACCACCAAGTCATGGAGACAGATAAAGAGACAACTCTCACTGGGGAGGGCCAGATGGAGAAAACGGCAGAGCTGTGGGTAAGAGGCCAAGGAGAGCTTCCTTTCAGGGAGACATGGAAAGGCTGGCAGAGGGCAAATGGAGGGTCATTGACTTCAGGCTTGTCATTGAACCCTGAAACACACCCGTCTACCTTGCGGTTGCCATCTCTGTGCAGAACAGCCCTGTGTCCAAGGTTGCCTGTGCCTGGCCCCTTTAGGTGACACTGGATTATGATCCCCTTGACAGTAAATATCACAAACTGAGTGAAATGGAGACTCAAGTGAACAGTCTCTCAAACTCATTTTCCAAgtagtcttcatagaaccataaGCCATGATTCTGTTGGTAAGAAATCACCAATAAGTGTAAGAAGCACAGCTCTGGTCAATTACATATGCGATCTTGCTGTCTCCACACAAGCCTGGCAAGGCATGtcccccattgtacagatggaaGATGTCTCCTCCGATCTTCTTTCATCCATATTGGAGACAGACACATAATAATCCCACAAGTAATACATGCTGACTAAATGAATGGGTACATTTATAGATACTTCCAATAGAACACATTGGTGCATCCATGTTGGGAGACACGCATGGTCTCAGCACAGCTACTGCCATAATATGAACTGGAGAAGGTCAGGATTTGCCCCTCTAGATCAGCTGGGACTGATAAGCTGGGGCTCTCCTAAAGCTGGGGCTGGAGCTGGTGTCTGTTAAGGAGCCTCCTgttcttgaaaaatgaaagtgaaaatcgtttagttgggtccgactctttgcaaccccatggactatacacccatggaattctctggcccagaatactggagtgggcagctgttccattctacaggggatcttcccagcccagggattgaagctaggtcttctacattgcaggcagattctttaccagctgagctaccagggaagcccctcctgtTCTTGAGGCTCTATGTTTGTAGCCTGTGCCACCAATATGAGGATAAATTCTGATCTTCAAAGCAATAATCTTACCCCATCCTCCACTTCTATCCTTTACAAATTGTAGATCAAAGAGATGTATACCTTAGGtgagagaaacagtggaaaaaaatagcaaaaagataGGTCTGGAACACTTCTTTAAGAGTGTAACTTTGCTCAATCTTTCTGGAGATGTTTTGTTCTGAATATACATATGGCCTTTGTCCCGGCAATTTTGCTACTAACAATTATACTAAAGCGATGGTCAAAAGCAGCCACCAACATAAATGAGCAAGAATGAAGTCCTCAGAGTCTCCTACAAAAGAGAATATCTGGGACATCCCGAGGTCAGTTCAACATAGAGTGTCCACAGCATAGACAGACGATCACACAGGCAACTGCCTGAAAATTGTATTTAATGTTATGGGAAGTCATTCCAATAGGAcattgaaagaaaagaacagaatacAAAACAGCATGATCCCAGGTTTGCAGAGCAGTTGGAACACAGTGCAGCCTCCTTGCCAGGCATGGACATTCTGGAGCTTttctgcctgggttcaaatcccagggcAGGAGTCAGAGGGTTGAACCGACAGAGGTGACAGCAAGGCCACCATGGGAGCAACTGAAGATGCATGAGGCCCAAGACAGGGTGGGGACAGCTGGGAAGTGGGGAGGAAGTCACACAGCATCCACAGGTACAGAGACAACAGCTCTTTAGGGGATGGTACCTCCCACTCTAAGGAGATCGGACTGGGACCCaagcaggaaaggaaaaggtGCTGATCTGTGTTACCGAGAAGAGAAAATGTATCACTGTTTCCTCACTAACAAACCCTGAGAAAGaaacttccttttttcctttctctcctccttctttccttccttccttccttcctttccttcttttgtctCCTCTGAGCTTTCACCCCCACAGagctcactgcttccattgttttcccatctatttgccatgaagtgatgggaccagatgccatgatctttgttttctgaatgttgagttttaggccagcttttttactctcctctttcactttcaaaaagaggCTGTTTAggttctcttcattttctgccataagggtggtgtcatctgcatatctgaggttattgatatttctcccagcaatcttgattccagcttttgcttcatccagcccagcatttctcatgatgtactctgcatataagttaaatgaacagggtgacaatatacagccttgatgcactcctttcccagttttgaactgttgttctatgtccagcctaactattgcttcttcacctgcatacagatttttcaggaggcaggtaagatggtctagtattccaacctcttgaagaattttctacaatttgttgtgatccacacagtcaaggctttggcatagtcagtgaagcagaagtagatgcttttctgtgCACACCTTGGGCCTTGCTAAACCTCTCACCATGGGGAGGGGTCATGAAGTCTCCAGATACTGGTCGTGCTGCTTGCAATCTTGCCCTCAACTTCTTCCCGCTACTTTCTATCTTTACAAAATCCAGTTCATGTACCTCAAACGCTGGGAACTCAATCTATTGGATGATAGTAAGGCCCACATGCAGCTACACAATACCTGGTAGATGGAGGCCAGTGTGATGCCTCTGGTCACTACCTGCAAAGGGGAGGCTGCAGAAAGTACCAGTGGGGAAGAGATGCTGGTGAGGGCTTCGATCAGGATAACTCTCCAGATCTGATGTCAATAGGGTAAAAAGGCAAGGTATTGATGGCTCTTGCTCAACAACGATCTACCCTGGGACTGTTCAGCTCAACAACAAATAGTTTCACCTGATATCAGATCCTATAAACATAAActcaggggagaaaaaggaaagactgaatgcaaagCAAAGCATTTTCTAAGCATGAGGACACTCAGATTAGAGTAAGGTATGCAGACCTAGAGATAGGGGGTGGTAccccttcccctctttctttaGCATAAATAATTAGTGCCAGCTCTTCACTTCCCCCAAACTCTGGGTGCAGAGCGGAAACAGACAACATGGGGACTGATGTCTTGGGTTTGCATTTTGGCTCCTCAGCACtttacctgtgtgaccttgatcaaGTCTCataacttcagtttcctcatcagcaaaACGGGTAGCAAGATGATAACCCCACCATGGGGATGGCATGTGTGCCTGGGATGAGCGAGGGTCCCTGAAAGAGCTTTATGGACTCCTGAGTCTggaataaatattcattattctgcctcttctgctctgctaggcagtcccatcacctcaagggaaacagaagtggaaaaaatggaaacagtgagagacttcattttcctgggctccaaaatcactgaagacagcgattgtagccatgaaattaaaagactcttgcttagatagcatattacaaagcagagacaacacattgccaacaaaagtctgtatagtcagtCATAGCtgtcgtttttccagtagtcaagtatgactgtgagagttggaccaaaaagaagactgagcacaaaagaattgatgcatttgaatcatGGTGCttgaaaaaactcttgagagtcccttggactgcagggagatcaagtcaagcaatcctaaaggaagtcaactccgaatgttcattggaaagactgacgctgaagctgaagctacaaaactttggccacctgatttgaagagccaactctttggaaaagaccctgatgtggggagagattgagaacaggagaagaggacagcagaggatgagagggctagATAGCATCAATAACTCAATGAACACGAACaggagcaaactctgagagatgatggaggccagggaagcctggtgtgctacagtccatggggtcataaagagttggacatgatttagcaacagaacaacaaaagaaaaaacaggagcAGGCAACCAGATTTACTCTCCTACCTCAAACAACACCCAAGCAGACATATTAAACGAAACAATGGTTTTCAGACATTGGACACCTGGCAGCAGAGGACAGATTCTTCAGAGGGATGTGCAAAGGGAATGAGCTCTACAGTGAGCCAAATCCAGATACTGTTTCCAAGCCTGGAATGGGAAGCATATATCCAGGCAGTCTCCTCAAGCTGGGAAGAGAGATTTGGGGCTCTAGGTAGCCAGAGTTCACAGGAGAGAGCTACACAGAGAGAACCCTGGAAATCTGCTCGAGACGCCACTCCTGTTTTCAGCTGAGCGTTGATAGTACTGGTCAGGATTACAGGAAACAATCCTTGAGCCTCAACTTGAGCCACAACTAATTTGTGTCACCACCTAACACAGTGGAAATAGTTCATAATTCACAGGACATCAGGAGGGCGCTGAAGAGGATATTGCCTTGAGTGTGGGGAAAAGTAACCCTGGTCTAAAGACTGGTCTCCTCTCAGCTGACAAAGCTGAACAGCatgcctgtaaaaaaaaaataaactatttccaGGATATTAACAGTGTCCCCCAAACAGtgccagaaatatttttaaaaataaaaaatccagcaCCCAAAAGCATAAAATTCCTAACATCCAACATCCAATCAAGAATTTACATGAAGTGTAATGAAGTGAGAAATATGATCCATAAAGAGGGGGAAAATTAATCAGTAGAAACACACTCAAAAATACAGATAACTGAATTAGCAGGGAAGGACATTAAAATGGTTACTACAATCATATTCCATACATTCAAGAAGCTAAAGAAGATTGAACATTTTAAGCAGAgacatggaaaatattaaaaagatccATCAAAATTCTGGGAATGAAGTATACAGAACGAAAATTACAGCAGATTAGACACAACAGAAGAAAT
The nucleotide sequence above comes from Cervus canadensis isolate Bull #8, Minnesota chromosome 29, ASM1932006v1, whole genome shotgun sequence. Encoded proteins:
- the LOC122431212 gene encoding pregnancy-associated glycoprotein 2-like, translated to MKWPVLLGLVALSECIVIIPMTKMKTFQETVLEEIMAKHFLEEQSYSLPQDTTLDHNFSSHPLRNFLNMAYSINITIGTPPQEFSVIIDTSSSDLWVSFIHCQAPSCSKHLRYNPKTSSSFQSDEGKPIKLSYGSGSITGVLATDTVRIGRLIAKSQTFVLSMNQLSGALEHAPFDGIMGLAYPSLAIQGTTPIFDTLNKNGIISEPVFAFFISSWPQKSSLLMLGGVEHAYHKGALKWVPVTQAGLWQITVDRISMNRKVIACSGGCQAILDVGSPYLFGPTDIVRSIQRSINPSPLQNEQRLILCNRTMTLPPVIFTINGMDLPVSRRYYIQKISEDICFITLNGGTENISPSETWVLGDIFLRAYFTVFDRGNNRIGLARSV